A genome region from Gossypium hirsutum isolate 1008001.06 chromosome A04, Gossypium_hirsutum_v2.1, whole genome shotgun sequence includes the following:
- the LOC107948850 gene encoding laccase-7, giving the protein MTSPSVIISIEMGRLVFLFASSLLLMVAATTVSAAIVEHSFNVQNLTVNRLCNRHVITAANGRLPGPSIRAREGDTLIIHVFNKSPYNLTIHWHGIHQMLSAWADGPDMITQCPIRPGNKYTYKFKIIRQEGTFWWHSHTSTLRATLYGAIIIRPRAGNSYPFPRPYREVPILLGEWWNGNVVDMANQALAHGTGPNISDAYTINGWPGDLYQCSQNQMYKLKVKQGKTYLLRITNAAVDNNLFYKIANHKMIVVAVDARYTNPYVTDVLVVASGQTIDVLLTADQPIGSYYMAARAYASAAGLEFDSTTTRGVIVYVGAPSWTSRTPLMPVLPAFNDTPTAHKFSTSLTALVGGPHWEPVPLKVDHKMFVTVGMALDVCPSNTTCQGPPVGAKLSASMNNVSFVPPSSLSLLQAFFFNVGGVYTTDFPVKPPVQFDYTNPSINGDLPLLFAPKGTRITKLKFNSTVEMVMQNTAIIGAENHPMHLHGFDFHVLAQGFGNFNPATDTLKYNLFNPQIRHTIGVPVGGWAVIRFVANNPGVWFMHCHFDAHLPIGLATAFVVENGPTPETTLPPPPVDLPQC; this is encoded by the exons ATGACCTCTCCCTCTGTTATTATTTCAATCGAAATGGGGCGCCTTGTGTTCTTGTTTGCTTCCTCTTTGCTTCTTATGGTAGCTGCTACAACAGTTTCAGCTGCAATAGTGGAGCACTCATTCAAT GTGCAAAATTTGACTGTTAATAGGCTATGCAACCGTCATGTGATTACGGCAGCAAATGGCAGACTCCCTGGCCCAAGTATCCGTGCCCGAGAGGGTGACACACTGATTATTCATGTCTTTAATAAATCACCTTACAACTTGACTATTCACTG GCATGGAATTCATCAGATGCTGAGTGCCTGGGCAGATGGACCTGACATGATCACTCAGTGTCCAATTCGCCCCGGAAATAAATACACCTACAAATTCAAAATCATTAGACAAGAAGGAACCTTTTGGTGGCACTCTCATACCTCCACGCTCCGTGCCACCCTCTATGGTGCAATCATCATCCGCCCCAGAGCTGGCAACTCTTACCCATTCCCCAGGCCCTATAGGGAAGTTCCCATCCTGTTAG GTGAGTGGTGGAATGGTAATGTCGTTGATATGGCAAACCAGGCTCTAGCCCATGGCACTGGTCCTAACATTTCTGATGCTTATACAATAAATGGATGGCCCGGTGATCTCTATCAATGCTCTCAAAACC AAATGTACAAGCTTAAGGTGAAGCAAGGGAAGACCTATCTCCTACGTATTACCAACGCTGCAGTCGATAACAATCTCTTTTACAAGATAGCCAATCATAAGATGATCGTTGTGGCCGTTGACGCTCGTTACACCAACCCATATGTCACTGATGTCTTGGTTGTCGCCTCTGGCCAGACGATTGACGTTTTGCTAACCGCGGATCAGCCGATTGGGTCGTATTACATGGCCGCTAGAGCTTATGCAAGTGCGGCTGGTTTAGAATTTGATAGTACTACAACGAGGGGTGTCATCGTTTATGTGGGTGCACCGTCTTGGACTTCGAGAACGCCGCTAATGCCAGTATTACCGGCGTTCAATGACACCCCCACGGCTCATAAGTTTTCTACCAGCCTTACTGCTTTGGTCGGTGGGCCTCACTGGGAGCCTGTCCCACTTAAAGTGGATCATAAAATGTTCGTCACCGTTGGGATGGCGCTCGATGTCTGCCCATCAAACACAACTTGCCAGGGTCCACCTGTTGGGGCAAAGCTCTCGGCCAGCATGAACAATGTATCCTTCGTGCCACCTAGTAGCTTGTCTTTGTTGCAAGCCTTTTTCTTCAATGTCGGAGGAGTGTACACCACTGATTTCCCTGTCAAGCCTCCAGTTCAATTTGACTACACCAACCCTAGCATTAACGGCGACCTACCTCTGTTATTTGCTCCAAAAGGAACCAGGATCACCAAGCTTAAGTTCAACTCCACTGTGGAGATGGTGATGCAGAACACAGCTATTATTGGAGCGGAGAACCATCCCATGCACCTCCACGGCTTTGATTTCCATGTATTGGCGCAAGGGTTTGGAAACTTTAACCCTGCCACTGATACACTGAAGTACAATCTATTCAACCCCCAAATCCGCCACACTATTGGCGTACCTGTTGGAGGATGGGCTGTCATCAGATTCGTAGCTAATAATCCAG GTGTTTGGTTTATGCATTGCCACTTCGACGCGCACTTGCCAATAGGCCTGGCCACTGCCTTCGTGGTTGAGAACGGACCAACTCCGGAAACAACCTTGCCTCCGCCGCCAGTGGATCTTCCACAATGCTAG